One window from the genome of Glycine soja cultivar W05 chromosome 12, ASM419377v2, whole genome shotgun sequence encodes:
- the LOC114378789 gene encoding probable serine/threonine-protein phosphatase 2A regulatory subunit B'' subunit TON2 — MLFQKPEEGSINHRVQRLAKYRFLRKQSDLLLNADDLDAMWVCLRENCIIDDATGAEKMNYEDFCHIACVCTEQIGPKCRRFFSPSNFMKFEKNEQGRIAILPFYLYVMRTVSLTQARIDMSELDEDSDGFLQPHRSSSSSWQLYPLLWPFIKARL, encoded by the exons ATGCTCTTTCAGAAACCTGAAGAAGGATCAATCAATCATAGAGTTCAGAGATTGGCAAAGTATCGCTTTCTAAGG AAACAATCCGATCTTTTGCTGAATGCTGATGATTTGGATGCAATGTGGGTGTGCTTAAGAGAGAACTGCATCATTGATGATGCTACCGGTGCAGAAAAG ATGAATTATGAAGACTTTTGCCACATTGCCTGTGTATGTACAGAACAAATAGGTCCTAAATGCCGGCGGTTTTTCAGTCCTTCAAACTTTATGAAGTTTGAGAAAAATGAGCAGGGAAGAATTGCCATTCTACCCTTTTACCTTTATGTGATGCGAACG GTTTCACTTACGCAGGCAAGAATAGATATGAGTGAGCTTGATGAGGATTCTGATGGTTtccttcagccacat AGGTCAAGCTCATCCAGTTGGCAGCTTTATCCCCTACTTTGGCCCTTCATTAAAGCTAGACTTTGA